One bacterium DNA segment encodes these proteins:
- a CDS encoding zf-HC2 domain-containing protein, with product MTCQELVDFLMDYLGDELPQAQRSVFTNHLKLCPPCLAYLDSYVETVNLGRGLCTDPDGDVPADCPEELVTAILAARQAASD from the coding sequence ATGACCTGCCAGGAACTCGTAGATTTTCTCATGGACTATCTGGGGGACGAGCTTCCCCAGGCACAGAGGTCGGTGTTCACCAATCACCTGAAACTCTGCCCGCCGTGCCTGGCCTATCTCGATAGCTACGTCGAAACCGTAAACCTGGGCCGCGGGCTGTGCACGGATCCGGACGGCGACGTCCCCGCAGACTGCCCAGAAGAACTGGTCACCGCGATTCTCGCTGCCAGGCAAGCAGCTAGCGACTGA
- a CDS encoding DUF3047 domain-containing protein, translated as MPRLLVGLCLGFSLAASADELRLPGFHDAVWKPLHFPKIQQHTLYDPMVLDDRSVLRATSKCSASALIAPVEDLDLARTPRLRWSWKIEQGISARLAERRKDGDDFAARVYVGFRFNSEGASTWERLKRHAVERIYGNELPGNTLSYVWSQNEPAGGSWPNPYTSASHMLSRGQGPLPEWKTESVNLLEDYRKSFGADPPEVMFVGIMTDSDNSCSQARAWFAEFRFGSDDEPSPE; from the coding sequence CGCAGACGAGCTTCGGCTGCCCGGGTTTCACGACGCCGTCTGGAAACCTCTCCACTTTCCCAAGATCCAACAGCACACGCTCTATGATCCGATGGTCCTGGACGATCGTTCCGTTCTCCGCGCGACCAGCAAGTGCTCTGCGTCGGCCCTGATTGCGCCGGTGGAGGATCTGGATCTCGCCAGGACGCCACGGCTCAGGTGGAGCTGGAAGATCGAGCAGGGGATTTCGGCTCGGCTGGCGGAGCGGAGGAAGGATGGCGATGACTTCGCCGCTCGGGTCTATGTGGGCTTTCGCTTCAATTCGGAGGGCGCTTCGACCTGGGAACGTCTGAAACGTCACGCCGTAGAACGCATCTATGGGAATGAGCTTCCTGGAAACACACTCAGCTATGTCTGGTCCCAGAACGAACCCGCCGGGGGCTCCTGGCCCAATCCCTACACCTCGGCCTCGCACATGCTATCGCGTGGACAGGGTCCTCTCCCGGAGTGGAAAACTGAAAGCGTGAATCTGCTGGAGGACTACCGAAAGAGCTTTGGCGCAGATCCACCGGAGGTGATGTTCGTGGGCATCATGACCGACAGCGACAATTCCTGTAGCCAGGCGCGGGCCTGGTTTGCGGAATTTCGTTTCGGCAGTGACGACGAGCCGAGCCCAGAGTGA
- a CDS encoding TIGR00730 family Rossman fold protein, with translation MAEFVEGFETLGPVWPAVSIFGGARVRADTQPYKQARLIGEALGQEGFSIITGGGPGAMEAANLGAQTVDAPSVGLNIKLPHEQDGNPYADTIINFDYFFARKVMFVKYACAFIMLPGGFGTLDEMFECLTLKQTGKSKSVPVILVGSEFWEGLIAWLKEQVLSRGLISTEDLDLFHVVDTPEEVREIVVSAWQDQQREG, from the coding sequence ATGGCGGAGTTCGTCGAAGGTTTCGAGACTCTGGGTCCCGTATGGCCCGCAGTGTCCATCTTTGGAGGCGCCCGGGTCAGAGCCGACACCCAGCCGTACAAGCAAGCCCGCCTGATCGGAGAGGCGCTCGGCCAGGAGGGCTTCTCGATCATCACCGGCGGTGGTCCCGGTGCGATGGAAGCGGCCAATCTCGGCGCTCAGACCGTCGACGCACCATCGGTCGGATTGAACATCAAGCTCCCACATGAGCAAGACGGCAATCCCTACGCCGATACGATCATCAACTTTGACTACTTCTTCGCGCGCAAGGTCATGTTCGTGAAGTACGCCTGTGCGTTCATCATGCTTCCGGGCGGCTTCGGAACACTCGACGAGATGTTCGAGTGTCTGACGCTGAAGCAGACCGGCAAGTCCAAGAGCGTGCCGGTGATCCTGGTGGGATCGGAGTTCTGGGAGGGGTTGATCGCGTGGCTGAAGGAGCAGGTGCTCAGCCGCGGCCTCATCTCGACTGAAGACCTGGACCTCTTCCACGTGGTGGATACGCCCGAGGAAGTGCG
- a CDS encoding mercuric reductase — translation MTRSPMLPDDEFNRALVHNVHPSNYTNPEPSGRYNLVVVGAGSAGLITASIAAGLGAKVALIERHLMGGDCLNVGCVPSKSLIRSARAVGDVQAAGAFGVHVPEGVRIDFGQIMERMRRIRSEISQHDSVTRYRDELGVEVYLGDAHFCGPDAIEVAGATLRFKKAVIATGARAAELPIPGLMEAGYLSNETVFSLTELPRRLAVIGAGPIGCEMAQAFRRFGSGVSLFEIADHILPREDADAAAVVQEALQNDGVKLLLSSRVVEVRKTSTGRVIVYEDADGTHEIEADEILLGIGRAPNVEGLGLEAAGVEYDTQKGVHVDDNLRTANKHIFAAGDICLAPKFTHTADASAKIVVRNALFFGRQKFSDLVIPWCTYTEPEVAHVGLYEREAHEAGIEIDTYVTQAAQNDRSKAESETRGFVKIHVKKGSDKIVGATIVNPHAGEMISEVTTAIVADVGLAKLAEVIHPYPTQAEAIKTTTGAYMRTRLTPGVEKLFKLLMRFSR, via the coding sequence ATGACCCGATCACCCATGCTCCCGGACGACGAGTTCAATCGGGCTCTGGTTCACAACGTCCATCCGTCCAACTACACCAATCCCGAACCTTCGGGTCGCTACAACCTGGTGGTGGTGGGAGCGGGAAGTGCGGGGTTGATCACTGCGTCGATTGCGGCCGGACTGGGAGCGAAGGTTGCCTTGATCGAGCGCCACCTGATGGGCGGGGATTGCCTGAACGTGGGTTGCGTTCCCTCGAAGTCACTCATTCGCTCGGCGCGCGCGGTGGGGGATGTGCAAGCGGCCGGAGCCTTCGGCGTGCACGTTCCCGAAGGCGTGCGTATCGACTTCGGCCAGATCATGGAGCGCATGCGCCGCATCCGCAGCGAAATCTCGCAGCATGATTCGGTAACCCGCTACCGGGACGAACTGGGTGTCGAGGTCTATCTGGGCGACGCGCACTTTTGTGGACCCGATGCGATCGAGGTTGCCGGTGCAACGCTCAGGTTCAAGAAGGCGGTGATCGCGACGGGCGCGCGTGCAGCGGAATTGCCGATTCCCGGCCTCATGGAGGCTGGCTACCTGAGCAACGAAACCGTCTTCAGCCTGACCGAACTCCCGAGGCGTCTGGCGGTGATTGGAGCCGGTCCGATTGGCTGCGAGATGGCCCAGGCCTTTCGTCGCTTCGGTTCCGGGGTTTCACTGTTCGAGATCGCCGACCACATCCTGCCGCGTGAGGATGCCGACGCGGCCGCCGTCGTACAAGAAGCCCTTCAGAACGACGGCGTGAAGCTCTTGCTGAGTTCGCGCGTCGTCGAGGTCAGAAAGACGAGCACGGGTCGGGTCATCGTGTATGAAGATGCCGATGGCACTCACGAGATCGAAGCCGACGAGATTCTTCTGGGTATCGGGCGAGCGCCCAACGTCGAGGGCCTGGGACTCGAGGCCGCTGGCGTCGAGTACGATACGCAAAAAGGCGTACACGTCGACGATAATCTGCGAACTGCGAACAAACACATCTTTGCGGCGGGCGATATTTGCCTGGCGCCCAAGTTCACGCATACGGCCGACGCAAGCGCGAAGATCGTGGTGCGAAATGCGCTGTTCTTCGGACGCCAGAAGTTCTCGGACCTGGTCATTCCGTGGTGTACCTACACCGAGCCCGAAGTCGCGCATGTTGGCCTGTACGAGCGCGAAGCACACGAAGCGGGCATTGAGATCGACACCTATGTCACGCAGGCTGCACAGAACGACCGGTCGAAGGCCGAGAGCGAGACCCGCGGATTCGTCAAGATCCACGTCAAGAAGGGCAGCGACAAGATCGTTGGCGCGACGATCGTGAATCCGCATGCGGGCGAAATGATCAGCGAGGTTACGACCGCGATCGTCGCTGACGTGGGCCTGGCCAAGCTGGCGGAGGTAATCCATCCGTACCCGACCCAGGCCGAAGCCATCAAGACCACGACCGGCGCCTATATGCGCACCCGGCTCACCCCAGGAGTCGAAAAGCTGTTCAAGCTCCTGATGAGGTTCAGTCGCTAG
- a CDS encoding sigma-70 family RNA polymerase sigma factor — protein sequence MSQGPPTPPCPGTTGESDRTGESEFLRQLQAGDGAAFETLVRTHGGRMFAVAQRLLRNDADAQDALQDAFLSAFRSIDRFKGDSRLSTWLHRIVVNTALMRIRSRKRRPETSIEELMPRFLENGHFSDEPIEWRRSNRDLLESQETREQVRAMIDRLPDDYRTVLLMRDIEGFDTKETAELLGVTPNAAKIRLHRARIALRTLLDPIMRGAEAQ from the coding sequence GTGAGTCAAGGTCCTCCCACCCCGCCCTGCCCCGGCACCACGGGAGAATCCGACCGGACCGGAGAGTCCGAGTTCCTTCGCCAGTTGCAGGCCGGGGATGGGGCCGCATTCGAAACTCTGGTGCGCACCCACGGCGGGCGCATGTTCGCCGTCGCCCAGCGCTTGCTGCGCAATGATGCGGATGCACAGGACGCGCTCCAGGACGCCTTCCTCTCGGCCTTCCGTTCGATCGACAGGTTCAAGGGTGACTCGCGGCTCTCGACCTGGCTGCATCGGATCGTCGTCAATACCGCCCTGATGCGCATCCGCTCCCGAAAGCGGCGTCCGGAAACCTCTATCGAGGAACTCATGCCGCGCTTTCTGGAAAACGGACACTTCAGCGACGAGCCCATCGAATGGAGGCGCAGTAACCGAGACCTGCTGGAGAGTCAGGAGACGAGGGAGCAAGTGCGCGCCATGATCGATCGCTTGCCCGACGATTACCGTACCGTCTTGCTGATGCGCGACATCGAAGGGTTCGACACAAAGGAAACGGCCGAGTTGCTGGGAGTGACGCCCAATGCGGCCAAGATCCGCCTCCACCGTGCACGGATCGCCCTGCGAACGTTGCTCGACCCGATCATGAGAGGTGCGGAAGCGCAATGA
- a CDS encoding 6-phosphofructokinase translates to MRIGILTGGGDCPGLNAAIRAVVIAANGRGSEIVGIFEGWRGLIEANTRPLGLGDVREILSLGGTILRTSRTNPFRDDQALAKLEQNWKDLRLDALIAIGGEDTLGVAARLYSEHDWPVVGVPKTIDNDLSATDYTFGFDTAVSIATDAIDRLHTTAESHNRVMVIEIMGRHAGWIALHAGIAGGADYIAIPEREVQLEEICAAIARREQQGLPFSIVAVAEGARIEGLGPTRVSRADEFGHSQLGGIGHELAQRIEEETGFETRVTVLGHIQRGGVPTAYDRVLATRYGLRACDLVHAGDFGKMAALSGSDVVAVDLADAIAEPKTVPDAFLDRAKVFFA, encoded by the coding sequence ATGCGGATAGGAATACTGACCGGCGGGGGAGATTGCCCGGGACTCAACGCGGCCATCCGTGCAGTGGTGATCGCCGCGAACGGGAGGGGCAGCGAGATCGTCGGCATTTTCGAAGGCTGGCGTGGCCTGATCGAGGCCAATACACGCCCTCTCGGCCTTGGCGATGTGCGCGAGATTCTGAGCCTCGGAGGCACGATCCTGCGCACCTCGCGAACCAATCCTTTTCGCGACGACCAGGCGCTGGCAAAGCTCGAGCAGAACTGGAAGGACCTGCGCCTCGATGCGCTGATCGCAATTGGTGGAGAGGACACGCTCGGCGTGGCTGCGAGGCTGTACAGCGAACACGACTGGCCGGTCGTAGGGGTTCCCAAGACGATCGATAACGACCTGTCGGCGACCGACTACACCTTCGGTTTCGACACCGCCGTTTCGATCGCGACTGATGCAATCGATCGCCTGCACACCACGGCCGAAAGCCACAATCGCGTGATGGTCATCGAGATCATGGGCAGGCACGCTGGCTGGATTGCACTGCATGCGGGCATTGCGGGTGGCGCCGACTACATCGCCATACCGGAGCGAGAAGTCCAGCTCGAGGAGATCTGTGCGGCCATCGCGCGGCGCGAACAACAAGGCCTGCCGTTTAGCATCGTGGCGGTCGCTGAAGGTGCGCGCATCGAGGGCCTGGGCCCGACGCGCGTTTCCCGAGCCGACGAGTTCGGTCACAGTCAGCTCGGAGGCATCGGGCACGAACTCGCACAGCGTATCGAGGAGGAAACCGGCTTCGAAACACGAGTCACCGTATTGGGTCATATTCAGCGCGGAGGAGTTCCAACCGCCTACGATCGCGTGCTGGCGACCCGCTACGGATTGCGAGCCTGTGATCTCGTACACGCCGGCGATTTCGGCAAGATGGCCGCGCTTTCCGGCAGTGATGTCGTCGCGGTCGATCTGGCGGATGCCATTGCCGAACCCAAGACGGTACCGGATGCGTTCCTGGACCGAGCGAAGGTCTTCTTTGCCTAG